In the Arthrobacter sp. 31Y genome, one interval contains:
- a CDS encoding PQQ-dependent sugar dehydrogenase has product MNTGRHPSQRRGHLVPSRALTLLLALTVVLTGCTGSRSSPGTAATPETSTSQGTAPATPASPQIPEVARKLDAGLQLPWSVVFLPDGTAVVSERDSAQVKSIRNGQTTTVGEVPGVDPGGEGGLLGLALSPGFATDRWLYAYFTAPDDNRIARMKITEDTGGALALGEAEVIFSGMPKASTHNGGRIRFGPDGFLYVGTGDSQRREQPQDTNALGGKILRLTPEGRPAPGNPFGNNPVYSYGHRNVQGLAWDSDGRLWASEFGPDVDDELNLITPGGNYGWPTVTGAPGRSGLIDAKVVWPSTSDASPSGLEIVDGVAYTGALRGQRLWAVPLEGESAGSPVAYFTGQYGRLRDVARAPDGSLWVISNNRNPDFALILRVTP; this is encoded by the coding sequence ATGAACACAGGCAGGCACCCTTCGCAACGGCGCGGGCACTTGGTGCCTTCCCGTGCATTGACCCTGCTGCTCGCCCTGACGGTTGTCCTGACCGGATGCACCGGCAGTCGGTCGTCGCCCGGCACCGCGGCAACACCTGAGACATCAACGAGCCAGGGAACCGCACCCGCGACGCCTGCGTCGCCGCAGATTCCGGAAGTCGCCCGGAAGCTCGACGCCGGACTGCAGCTGCCGTGGTCGGTGGTGTTCCTGCCGGACGGCACAGCTGTGGTGTCCGAGCGCGACTCCGCCCAAGTCAAGAGCATCCGAAACGGCCAAACCACCACCGTAGGCGAGGTTCCCGGCGTCGACCCCGGTGGAGAAGGCGGGCTCCTGGGCTTGGCCCTCTCGCCCGGCTTCGCAACCGACCGCTGGCTGTACGCATACTTCACCGCCCCGGACGATAACCGGATTGCACGCATGAAAATCACCGAAGATACGGGTGGCGCGCTGGCCTTGGGCGAGGCTGAGGTGATCTTCTCCGGAATGCCCAAAGCCTCGACGCACAACGGCGGCCGGATCCGGTTCGGCCCGGATGGGTTCCTCTATGTAGGCACCGGAGACTCCCAGCGCCGGGAACAGCCGCAGGATACAAATGCGCTGGGAGGCAAGATCCTTCGACTCACCCCGGAAGGGCGTCCGGCTCCGGGAAATCCGTTCGGCAACAATCCCGTTTACAGCTACGGTCATCGGAACGTGCAGGGCCTTGCCTGGGACAGTGACGGACGACTCTGGGCCAGCGAGTTCGGACCGGACGTCGACGACGAATTGAACCTGATCACCCCGGGAGGCAATTACGGTTGGCCCACGGTGACCGGCGCGCCAGGACGCAGCGGCCTGATCGACGCGAAGGTCGTCTGGCCCTCGACGTCGGACGCCTCACCCAGCGGGCTCGAAATTGTGGATGGCGTTGCTTATACGGGGGCGCTTCGCGGCCAACGCCTGTGGGCGGTTCCGCTCGAAGGAGAGAGCGCAGGCTCCCCTGTGGCGTACTTCACAGGACAATATGGGCGCCTGAGAGATGTGGCCCGCGCTCCCGACGGCTCACTTTGGGTCATCAGCAACAACAGAAACCCTGATTTTGCGCTGATTCTGAGGGTTACGCCGTGA
- a CDS encoding acetolactate synthase large subunit codes for MSKGSPISPSLMAAKSAGAHKAPEKIDRTAEAVVVDAAAPLSPVLGPNTVVPPTVMSGSQAIVRSLEELGVDDIFGLPGGAILPTYDPLMASRMNHILVRHEQGAGHAAQGYAMVTGRVGVCIATSGPGATNLVTAIMDAHMDSVPMVAITGQVSSGVIGTDAFQEADIVGITMPITKHSFLVTDPNDIPHVMAEAFHLASTGRPGPVLVDIAKDAQVGQMTFSWPPKVDLPGYRPVVRGHNKQVREAAKLIAASSKPVLYVGGGVVKGHASAELMELALATGAPVVTTLMARGAFPDSHPLHVGMPGMHGSVSAVTALQQADLLITLGARFDDRVTGVLKTFAPFAKVIHADIDPAEISKNRTADVPIVGSVKEIIPELTEAVKTQFELSGTPDLDAWWAFLGNLRDTYPLGWTEPEDGLTAPQRVIKRIGELTGPEGIYVAGVGQHQMWAAQFIKYERPHAWLNSGGAGTMGYSVPAAMGAKVGEPDRVVWAIDGDGCFQMTNQELATCAINNIPIKVAIINNSSLGMVRQWQTLFYEGRYSNTDLNTGHDTVRIPDFVKLADAYGCAALRCERDEDIDATIQKALEINDRPVVIDFVVSPNSMVWPMVPSGVSNDQIQVARNMTPEWEEED; via the coding sequence ATGAGCAAAGGATCGCCGATCAGCCCCTCGCTGATGGCTGCAAAGTCCGCTGGAGCCCACAAAGCTCCGGAAAAGATCGACCGTACGGCTGAGGCCGTCGTCGTCGACGCTGCTGCACCTCTCTCTCCCGTACTTGGGCCGAACACCGTTGTACCCCCAACGGTGATGTCCGGTTCACAAGCAATTGTCCGCTCGCTCGAAGAACTCGGCGTGGACGATATTTTCGGTTTGCCCGGTGGCGCGATCCTGCCCACCTACGACCCCTTGATGGCTTCCAGAATGAATCACATCCTGGTCCGTCACGAACAGGGAGCCGGCCACGCCGCGCAAGGCTACGCCATGGTGACCGGACGGGTTGGCGTTTGCATCGCCACCTCGGGACCCGGTGCCACCAACCTCGTTACCGCCATCATGGATGCCCACATGGACTCCGTGCCGATGGTGGCCATCACCGGACAGGTCTCCAGCGGAGTCATCGGCACCGATGCCTTCCAGGAAGCGGACATCGTGGGTATCACGATGCCCATCACCAAGCACTCGTTCCTGGTGACCGACCCCAACGATATTCCGCATGTCATGGCAGAGGCATTCCACCTTGCCTCCACGGGCCGCCCCGGCCCTGTCCTGGTGGATATTGCCAAGGACGCACAGGTGGGTCAGATGACCTTCTCCTGGCCGCCGAAGGTTGACCTGCCGGGCTACCGCCCCGTAGTCCGTGGGCACAACAAGCAGGTCCGCGAAGCCGCCAAACTGATTGCTGCCTCCAGCAAGCCGGTCCTCTACGTTGGCGGCGGTGTGGTCAAGGGCCACGCTTCGGCTGAACTCATGGAACTGGCGCTGGCCACCGGAGCTCCCGTGGTCACCACCTTGATGGCACGCGGTGCCTTCCCCGACTCGCATCCGCTGCACGTTGGAATGCCTGGCATGCACGGTTCCGTTTCCGCCGTCACCGCCCTCCAGCAAGCCGATCTCCTGATCACCCTTGGAGCCAGGTTTGATGACCGGGTTACTGGTGTGCTCAAGACCTTTGCCCCCTTTGCCAAGGTCATCCACGCTGACATCGACCCCGCGGAAATCTCCAAGAACCGTACTGCCGATGTCCCGATCGTTGGTTCGGTCAAGGAAATCATTCCGGAACTCACCGAGGCCGTGAAGACTCAATTTGAACTGAGCGGCACCCCGGACCTGGACGCCTGGTGGGCCTTCCTGGGCAACCTTCGCGACACCTACCCCTTGGGATGGACTGAGCCCGAGGACGGACTTACCGCTCCCCAGCGCGTGATCAAGCGCATTGGTGAGCTCACAGGTCCTGAAGGCATCTATGTAGCCGGCGTTGGCCAGCACCAGATGTGGGCCGCGCAGTTCATCAAGTACGAGCGCCCTCACGCCTGGCTGAACTCCGGTGGCGCAGGAACCATGGGATACTCGGTTCCGGCGGCCATGGGCGCCAAGGTGGGTGAACCGGACCGCGTGGTGTGGGCCATCGATGGTGACGGCTGCTTCCAGATGACCAATCAGGAACTGGCCACCTGCGCCATCAACAACATCCCCATCAAGGTGGCCATCATCAACAACTCCTCGCTGGGCATGGTCCGCCAATGGCAGACGCTGTTCTACGAGGGCCGCTACTCGAACACGGATCTGAACACAGGCCACGACACCGTCCGGATTCCGGACTTCGTGAAACTGGCTGATGCCTACGGTTGCGCAGCACTGCGTTGTGAGCGCGACGAAGACATCGACGCCACCATCCAGAAGGCACTGGAAATCAATGACCGCCCGGTGGTTATTGACTTCGTTGTGAGCCCCAACTCGATGGTGTGGCCGATGGTGCCTTCGGGCGTCAGCAATGACCAGATCCAGGTTGCCCGCAATATGACCCCGGAATGGGAAGAGGAGGACTAG
- the ilvC gene encoding ketol-acid reductoisomerase gives MTEMFYDDDADLSIIQGRKVAIVGYGSQGHAHALNLRDSGVEVVIALKDGSKSAAKAEDAGFTVKNVADAAEWADVIMILAPDQHQRSIYNDSIKDKLTEGKALAFAHGFNIRFGYIEAPAGVDVILIAPKAPGHTVRREFEAGRGIPDIIAVEQDATGSAWDLAKSYAKAIGGTRAGVIKTTFTEETETDLFGEQSVLCGGVSQLVQYGFETLTEAGYQPQIAYFEVLHELKLIVDLMWEGGIAKQRWSVSDTAEYGDYVSGPRVITPEVKENMKAVLADIQSGAFAKRFIDDQDNGGTEFKELRAKAEQHPIEEVGRELRSLFSWQQQDADYVEGSAAR, from the coding sequence GTGACTGAAATGTTCTATGACGACGACGCAGACCTGTCGATCATCCAGGGCCGCAAGGTAGCAATCGTTGGCTACGGCTCACAGGGCCACGCCCACGCACTGAACCTTCGCGATTCCGGCGTCGAGGTTGTTATCGCGCTCAAGGACGGCTCAAAGTCGGCCGCCAAGGCAGAGGACGCAGGCTTCACTGTCAAGAACGTTGCTGACGCTGCCGAATGGGCCGACGTCATCATGATCCTGGCACCGGATCAGCACCAGCGCTCGATCTACAACGACTCCATCAAGGACAAGCTGACCGAGGGCAAGGCACTTGCTTTCGCACACGGCTTCAACATCCGCTTCGGCTACATCGAAGCTCCGGCTGGCGTTGACGTCATCCTGATCGCCCCGAAGGCTCCGGGCCACACTGTGCGCCGCGAATTCGAAGCCGGCCGCGGTATCCCGGACATCATCGCTGTAGAGCAGGACGCAACCGGTTCCGCTTGGGACCTTGCGAAGTCCTACGCCAAGGCAATCGGTGGAACCCGCGCCGGCGTCATCAAGACCACCTTCACCGAAGAGACTGAAACCGACCTCTTCGGCGAGCAGTCCGTCCTTTGCGGCGGCGTTTCCCAGCTGGTCCAGTACGGCTTCGAGACCCTGACCGAAGCCGGCTACCAGCCGCAGATCGCCTACTTCGAGGTTCTCCACGAGCTCAAGCTCATTGTTGACCTCATGTGGGAAGGTGGCATCGCCAAGCAGCGCTGGAGCGTTTCCGACACTGCAGAGTACGGCGACTACGTCTCCGGCCCGCGCGTCATCACCCCCGAGGTGAAGGAAAACATGAAGGCTGTCCTCGCGGACATCCAGAGCGGTGCTTTTGCCAAGCGCTTCATCGACGATCAGGACAACGGTGGCACCGAGTTCAAGGAACTGCGTGCCAAGGCAGAGCAGCACCCCATCGAAGAGGTGGGCCGCGAACTGCGCTCCCTGTTCTCCTGGCAGCAGCAGGACGCTGACTACGTTGAAGGTTCCGCAGCCCGCTGA
- the ilvN gene encoding acetolactate synthase small subunit, whose amino-acid sequence MSRHTLSVLVEDKPGVLTRVASLFARRAFNINSLAVGPTEVPGMSRMTVVVDADGDLIEQVTKQLNKLVNVIKIVELTSESSVQRDHILVKVRADAATRLQVTQAADLFRAAVVDVSTDSLVIEATGTPEKLAALLSVLEPFGIREIVQSGTLAVGRGSRSMSDRALRSA is encoded by the coding sequence ATGAGCCGTCACACACTGTCCGTGCTGGTTGAAGACAAGCCCGGCGTGCTGACCCGCGTGGCCAGTCTCTTCGCCCGGCGCGCATTCAACATCAATTCCCTCGCTGTGGGGCCCACCGAGGTTCCAGGCATGTCCCGCATGACGGTTGTCGTCGACGCCGACGGCGACCTCATTGAGCAGGTCACCAAGCAGCTCAACAAGTTGGTCAATGTGATCAAGATTGTCGAGCTGACTTCCGAATCTTCCGTACAACGTGACCACATCCTGGTCAAGGTACGTGCGGATGCCGCGACACGTCTGCAGGTTACCCAAGCTGCAGACCTGTTCCGTGCCGCTGTCGTCGATGTGTCCACAGACTCGTTGGTGATTGAGGCAACCGGTACCCCCGAGAAGCTCGCGGCGCTGCTGTCAGTGCTCGAGCCGTTCGGCATCCGTGAAATCGTGCAGTCCGGCACCTTGGCCGTTGGACGGGGATCCCGCTCCATGAGTGACAGGGCGCTCCGCTCCGCGTGA
- a CDS encoding sunset domain-containing protein, protein MDWIIWVIVIVLVVAIVWWLMNRNKTRNTDSTSSQTTTEERTSGMSGTTPPAATAPANSASVPDAGVVAAGVAGLAGVTNLGKAAAEGSGPAVDEPDADEAPVDEPDAGQPAPSAPAASEGTPEASPATAEAEAEPSTAVDDAPAVIASDVQPASTPGLTVEEPVIAAPSVAEPVIAEPVVDEPRVDTEAKVHAADAGDVDDWAADSAPATSEPALASKSPGTDAAADKAEWESSWTDASGTPVHHHEYTDAHSPTLPGAESAAAEDSAGSGHLAVEHPYGTGSSSAPGDAYPVKASASAMTYHDEDTAGYDDAAADVWFESSAHAEAAGFRPPRRNRH, encoded by the coding sequence ATGGACTGGATAATTTGGGTCATTGTCATTGTTTTGGTCGTCGCGATTGTTTGGTGGCTAATGAACCGCAACAAGACGCGGAATACCGATTCCACCTCAAGCCAAACCACCACCGAAGAACGCACCAGCGGGATGTCCGGCACTACTCCCCCGGCAGCGACGGCGCCTGCCAACTCTGCTTCCGTGCCGGATGCCGGAGTGGTCGCAGCAGGCGTGGCAGGTTTGGCAGGTGTCACCAATCTCGGCAAGGCAGCCGCCGAGGGCAGCGGCCCGGCCGTGGACGAACCTGACGCCGACGAAGCTCCTGTGGACGAACCTGACGCCGGCCAACCCGCTCCTTCAGCACCCGCCGCTTCCGAAGGAACCCCTGAGGCCTCCCCCGCCACAGCCGAGGCGGAGGCCGAGCCCAGTACCGCCGTGGACGATGCACCGGCAGTTATCGCCTCTGACGTTCAGCCGGCTTCAACACCGGGATTGACCGTTGAGGAACCCGTTATCGCAGCACCTTCAGTAGCCGAGCCTGTGATCGCCGAACCAGTGGTGGATGAGCCAAGAGTGGACACAGAAGCAAAGGTCCATGCAGCCGATGCCGGCGATGTTGACGACTGGGCCGCTGATTCCGCTCCGGCAACCTCCGAGCCGGCATTGGCCAGCAAATCACCAGGCACGGATGCGGCAGCGGATAAGGCGGAGTGGGAATCTTCCTGGACCGATGCCAGCGGCACCCCGGTCCATCACCACGAGTACACCGACGCACATTCACCCACCCTTCCTGGCGCCGAGTCCGCCGCGGCCGAAGACTCGGCGGGCTCAGGTCACTTGGCCGTAGAGCACCCTTACGGCACGGGATCCTCCAGCGCTCCAGGGGATGCCTATCCCGTCAAGGCCAGCGCATCTGCCATGACGTACCACGACGAAGACACTGCGGGCTATGACGACGCTGCTGCTGATGTGTGGTTCGAATCATCCGCGCACGCCGAAGCTGCCGGCTTCCGTCCGCCCCGCCGCAACAGGCACTGA
- a CDS encoding LysR family transcriptional regulator, whose amino-acid sequence MDFKRLQILRELADRQSVGATAEALNVTASAVSQQLKTLQAEIGVVLVEKVGRGVQLTEAGLAMAAAASDIATAMARAESTIDTYRRGWQTRVSAAFFPSAAEMLLPGVLHRVAAVDGLSFDAHFEDPGTAHFAPLVADYDIVLAHSVDGPEVFARRGLTVVPLLEEALDVAMPAGHPLAAKVRLSPQDVVDYPWIGVPEGFPFDTVLRQIELHAGRQALRGQRYPDLRVLEALVGAGHGICLLPRYTARASARRGLVLRPLDEVKASRSIVALSRQEVAARATIAMVLDMLKSEAAAIAKELNES is encoded by the coding sequence ATGGACTTTAAAAGGCTGCAGATTCTGCGCGAATTGGCAGACCGGCAAAGTGTGGGTGCCACCGCCGAGGCGTTGAATGTCACAGCCTCGGCGGTTTCGCAGCAGCTGAAGACACTGCAGGCGGAGATCGGCGTCGTCCTGGTGGAAAAGGTGGGCCGCGGCGTTCAGCTGACCGAAGCGGGGCTGGCCATGGCGGCGGCAGCATCGGATATCGCTACGGCCATGGCTAGGGCGGAGTCCACCATTGACACTTACCGGAGGGGCTGGCAAACACGGGTCTCCGCAGCTTTCTTTCCCAGTGCCGCGGAAATGCTGCTTCCGGGGGTGCTGCACCGGGTTGCCGCCGTGGACGGGCTGAGTTTCGATGCTCATTTCGAGGACCCGGGAACCGCCCACTTCGCCCCCTTGGTGGCGGATTACGACATCGTGCTGGCGCACAGCGTGGACGGACCGGAAGTTTTTGCCAGGCGGGGCCTTACCGTGGTGCCGCTTCTGGAGGAAGCGCTGGACGTTGCCATGCCGGCCGGTCATCCCTTGGCCGCCAAGGTCCGGCTCAGCCCCCAGGACGTTGTCGATTACCCGTGGATCGGCGTCCCGGAGGGATTCCCTTTCGACACAGTGCTTCGCCAGATCGAGCTCCATGCAGGCAGGCAAGCCTTGAGGGGGCAGCGTTACCCGGACCTCAGGGTGCTTGAGGCCTTGGTGGGAGCGGGGCACGGTATTTGCCTCCTGCCCCGGTATACGGCCCGGGCCAGTGCGCGGCGCGGGCTCGTTCTCCGGCCCCTCGATGAGGTGAAGGCCAGCAGGAGCATCGTGGCTTTGTCGCGGCAGGAAGTCGCCGCGCGAGCCACTATCGCCATGGTCCTGGACATGCTTAAGAGTGAAGCTGCAGCCATCGCCAAGGAACTCAACGAGTCATAG
- the ilvD gene encoding dihydroxy-acid dehydratase, which produces MSDTTQIATANTPDIKPRSRVVTDGIHAAPARGMFRAVGMGDDDFAKPQIGVASSWNEITPCNLSLNRLAQGAKEGVHAGGGFPMQFGTISVSDGISMGHEGMHFSLVSREVIADSVETVMQAERIDGSVLLAGCDKSLPGMLMAAARLDLASVFLYAGSIMPGWVKLEDGSEKEVTLIDAFEAVGACAAGKMSMEDLTRIEKAICPGEGACGGMYTANTMACIGEALGMSLPGSAAPPSADRRRDDFARKSGEAVVNLLRLGITARDIMTKKAFENAIAVTMAFGGSTNAVLHLLAIAREAEVELTLDDFNRIGDKIPHLGDLKPFGRYVMTDVDKIGGVPVIMKALLDAGLLHGDCLTVTGKTLAENLASINPPDLDGKILRALDNPIHKTGGITILHGSMAPEGAVVKSAGFDADVFEGTARVFEREQGALSALDNGEISKGDVVVIRYEGPKGGPGMREMLAITGAIKGAGLGKDVLLLTDGRFSGGTTGLCIGHVAPEAVDGGPIAFVKDGDRIRVDIAARSFDLLVDDAELEARKVGWEPLPAKFTKGVLAKYAKLVHSASTGAYCG; this is translated from the coding sequence ATGAGTGACACCACCCAGATTGCGACAGCCAACACGCCGGACATCAAACCCCGCAGCCGGGTGGTGACCGACGGCATTCACGCCGCACCGGCCCGTGGCATGTTCCGAGCGGTGGGCATGGGCGACGACGACTTTGCCAAACCCCAAATTGGTGTGGCCAGTTCGTGGAACGAGATCACCCCCTGCAATCTTTCCCTGAACCGCCTCGCCCAGGGTGCCAAAGAAGGCGTCCATGCCGGCGGCGGTTTCCCGATGCAGTTCGGCACCATCTCCGTTTCGGACGGCATCTCCATGGGCCACGAGGGCATGCACTTCTCTTTGGTATCGCGTGAGGTGATCGCAGACTCCGTGGAAACCGTGATGCAGGCCGAGCGCATCGATGGCTCGGTGCTCCTGGCTGGCTGTGACAAGTCCCTCCCTGGCATGCTCATGGCTGCTGCCCGCTTGGATCTCGCCTCGGTCTTCCTGTACGCAGGCTCCATCATGCCGGGCTGGGTCAAGCTTGAAGACGGCTCGGAGAAGGAAGTCACCCTCATTGATGCCTTCGAGGCAGTGGGTGCCTGTGCGGCCGGCAAAATGAGCATGGAAGACCTTACCCGCATCGAAAAGGCCATCTGTCCCGGCGAAGGCGCCTGTGGCGGCATGTACACGGCCAACACCATGGCCTGCATCGGTGAGGCCTTGGGCATGTCCCTCCCGGGTTCAGCCGCGCCGCCGTCGGCAGACCGACGTCGTGATGATTTTGCCCGCAAGTCCGGCGAAGCGGTGGTAAACCTGCTGCGCCTGGGCATCACGGCCCGCGACATCATGACCAAGAAGGCCTTCGAGAACGCCATTGCCGTCACCATGGCGTTCGGCGGTTCCACCAATGCCGTGCTGCACCTGCTCGCGATCGCCCGCGAAGCCGAAGTTGAGCTGACGCTGGACGACTTCAACCGCATTGGCGACAAAATCCCGCACCTGGGGGACCTCAAGCCTTTCGGCCGTTACGTGATGACCGACGTCGACAAGATCGGCGGCGTGCCGGTCATCATGAAGGCACTGCTCGACGCCGGACTGCTGCACGGTGACTGCCTCACCGTTACTGGCAAGACCCTCGCGGAGAACCTCGCCTCGATCAACCCGCCGGACCTTGATGGCAAGATCCTCCGGGCCTTGGACAACCCGATCCACAAGACGGGTGGCATCACCATCCTCCACGGTTCCATGGCCCCCGAAGGCGCGGTGGTGAAGAGCGCCGGCTTTGATGCGGACGTTTTTGAGGGAACGGCCCGGGTCTTCGAACGCGAACAGGGCGCACTCAGCGCGTTGGATAACGGTGAAATCAGCAAGGGCGACGTCGTGGTGATCCGCTATGAAGGTCCCAAGGGTGGCCCTGGCATGCGTGAAATGCTGGCCATCACCGGAGCCATCAAGGGCGCAGGCCTTGGCAAGGATGTGCTGCTGCTGACCGATGGCCGCTTCTCGGGTGGCACAACAGGTTTGTGCATTGGCCACGTTGCGCCTGAAGCCGTCGACGGCGGTCCTATTGCCTTCGTGAAGGACGGCGACCGCATTCGTGTGGACATCGCCGCGCGTTCCTTCGACCTCCTGGTGGACGACGCCGAACTCGAAGCCCGCAAGGTGGGCTGGGAGCCGCTGCCCGCTAAGTTCACCAAGGGCGTGTTGGCCAAGTACGCCAAGCTTGTCCATAGTGCCTCCACCGGCGCCTACTGCGGATAA
- a CDS encoding MarR family winged helix-turn-helix transcriptional regulator, with product MPDMERWPTTRLLSTAARLVEISWNEKLKSIGLTHAGVIAMQVLAAKGAITQAALAEVARVKAQTMGTTLARLELHGHVTRQRSDSDRRSHVVTLTDAGIEALAEAVKLEQDVLSPVAVDTVRLREELRIVVRGLAGLPEPEAHQIDTDSPQV from the coding sequence ATGCCAGATATGGAGAGATGGCCCACCACCCGTTTGCTTTCGACAGCCGCGCGCTTGGTGGAAATCTCGTGGAACGAAAAATTGAAGTCCATCGGTCTTACCCACGCCGGTGTCATTGCCATGCAAGTGTTGGCTGCCAAGGGTGCCATCACCCAGGCGGCTTTGGCCGAAGTTGCGCGGGTCAAGGCCCAGACGATGGGTACCACTCTCGCAAGGCTTGAGCTGCACGGGCACGTCACCCGGCAACGCAGTGATTCGGACCGCCGAAGTCACGTGGTGACCCTTACGGACGCCGGCATTGAAGCTCTTGCTGAAGCAGTAAAGCTTGAACAGGATGTTTTGTCTCCGGTTGCCGTGGATACCGTCCGGCTGCGCGAGGAACTTCGGATTGTTGTCCGGGGCCTGGCCGGGTTGCCTGAGCCGGAAGCCCATCAGATCGACACCGACTCGCCCCAGGTCTGA